One Aerosakkonema funiforme FACHB-1375 genomic region harbors:
- a CDS encoding glycosyltransferase, producing MARKPRVRSSNINALKLPQTLIITGMHRSGTSLTAAFVQQIGVNLGNNTFEADEHNRKGYFEDVDFLEFQRSVLQDSCPPEESGWHDWGWTENESLDSNNFANYIETAKELINSRQHNFPIWGWKDPRTSLMLDFWDDLLPEAKYLFVYRYPWDVEDSISRLKETVFTKHRDYALKIWEYYNRKLIDFYKSHSDRIVLFNVNAWQKQPEMLIELMRNKLAIEIKDKASDREFKLIYDRQIFKSLKWDSFAVKYLYKKSPQYFSMLQELDRLADLPSEFSLSAIDWENNSESSIVLASVSSPERGTSSEYLESNSAQLNETVANQMRLLNDSENEIAVTVVIPCYNQGEFILEAISSVESCQDRVYEILVINDCSTEKVTLKVLDYLKENGYCIIEHERNLGLAEARNTGVKKARGRYILPLDSDNKIRPEYITKSMEILDKYPEVGVVYGDAEFFGERKGIWEVGEFDINKLAGRNYIDACAVYRKQVWEDCGGYDTKIPDKLGYEDWDFWLSAAEKGWKFYHIPEVLFDYRVRADSMVSLCRIPENHERLVRYICAKHLEIYKTNFANILAEKDSALLKEQIRYEGLEMELAKTQAALEESQSHLGRIQSAWEESQEQLQRIQSAWEEAQWDILRIQGAWEQAQSEVQIAHAASEKTQSELRRIQSAWEETQSEVDRIRSAWKESQEQVSLTHALWQQAQSEVDRIRSTWEKSQEELRQTHAAWEESQQKSQEQTQSIQTAWERSQQQLQLTHSEWEQAQQQVQSIQTAWERSQQQVQLTHSEWEQAQQQVQSIQTAWERSQQQVQSIQTAWEQTQEQAQLTHSEWERSQQQLHQIQNTWEQTQQQTQLIHTAWEQAQEQVQRVQTAWEQTQEQAQRSQSQLVQIQTDWDRSQSQLVQMQTDWERSQSQLVQMQTDWERSYNQLQIVQADLAQARSTIKEMESSKFWKLRTAWLRFKQAIGL from the coding sequence ATGGCCAGAAAACCAAGAGTTAGAAGTAGCAATATCAACGCACTGAAACTACCGCAAACACTGATAATAACGGGAATGCACCGCTCTGGCACATCTCTGACGGCTGCGTTTGTACAGCAAATAGGAGTAAATTTAGGCAACAACACTTTTGAGGCAGATGAGCATAATCGCAAAGGCTACTTTGAAGACGTTGACTTTCTAGAATTTCAGCGCTCGGTTTTGCAAGATAGTTGTCCTCCTGAAGAATCGGGATGGCATGATTGGGGCTGGACAGAAAATGAAAGTTTGGACAGTAACAATTTTGCAAATTATATAGAAACAGCAAAAGAATTAATTAACAGCCGTCAGCACAACTTTCCTATTTGGGGTTGGAAAGACCCGCGTACAAGTTTAATGCTCGATTTCTGGGACGATTTGCTTCCGGAAGCCAAATATTTATTTGTTTATCGCTACCCGTGGGATGTAGAGGATTCAATTAGCCGTCTGAAGGAAACGGTTTTTACCAAACATCGTGACTACGCTTTGAAAATTTGGGAGTATTATAATCGCAAACTGATTGATTTTTATAAAAGTCATTCGGATCGGATTGTTTTATTTAACGTAAATGCTTGGCAGAAACAGCCAGAAATGTTAATTGAATTAATGCGAAATAAACTGGCTATAGAAATAAAGGATAAGGCGAGCGATCGCGAATTTAAATTAATATACGATCGACAAATATTTAAAAGCTTAAAATGGGATTCCTTTGCCGTAAAATATTTATATAAAAAGTCACCGCAATACTTTTCTATGTTGCAGGAATTAGACCGACTTGCCGATCTACCCAGCGAATTCTCCCTGTCAGCGATCGATTGGGAAAATAATTCTGAATCTAGCATTGTTTTGGCATCTGTAAGTTCTCCAGAGCGGGGAACAAGTTCAGAATATTTGGAGTCAAATTCAGCACAGTTAAATGAAACTGTAGCAAATCAAATGAGATTGTTAAATGATTCAGAAAATGAGATAGCTGTAACGGTTGTAATTCCTTGTTACAATCAAGGCGAGTTTATCTTAGAGGCGATTTCCAGCGTAGAAAGCTGCCAAGATCGCGTCTACGAAATTTTAGTAATAAACGATTGTTCGACCGAAAAAGTAACATTAAAAGTTTTGGATTATTTAAAAGAAAACGGTTATTGTATCATCGAACATGAGAGAAATTTGGGTTTAGCAGAAGCTAGAAATACAGGCGTAAAAAAAGCTAGAGGACGTTACATACTGCCGTTGGATTCCGATAATAAAATTAGGCCGGAATATATCACAAAGTCAATGGAAATATTAGATAAATATCCGGAAGTAGGAGTAGTTTACGGAGATGCAGAATTTTTTGGAGAGAGAAAGGGTATTTGGGAAGTAGGCGAATTCGATATCAACAAACTGGCAGGAAGAAACTATATCGATGCCTGTGCTGTGTACCGGAAGCAAGTTTGGGAAGATTGCGGCGGATACGACACCAAAATACCAGATAAACTGGGGTATGAAGATTGGGACTTTTGGCTATCGGCAGCAGAGAAAGGATGGAAATTTTATCATATTCCAGAAGTATTATTTGATTATCGGGTCAGAGCAGATTCGATGGTGAGTTTGTGCAGAATACCGGAAAATCATGAGAGATTGGTACGTTATATATGCGCGAAGCACTTAGAAATATATAAAACTAACTTTGCTAACATTTTGGCAGAAAAAGATTCTGCATTACTAAAAGAGCAGATCCGTTATGAAGGACTGGAAATGGAATTAGCAAAAACTCAGGCAGCATTAGAAGAATCTCAGTCACATCTAGGGCGCATCCAATCAGCTTGGGAAGAATCGCAAGAACAGTTACAGCGCATTCAATCAGCTTGGGAGGAAGCGCAGTGGGACATACTTCGCATCCAAGGTGCTTGGGAGCAAGCACAATCGGAAGTGCAAATAGCTCACGCCGCTAGCGAGAAAACGCAATCAGAACTGCGGCGCATCCAATCAGCTTGGGAGGAAACGCAGTCGGAAGTCGATCGCATCCGCAGTGCTTGGAAAGAATCCCAAGAACAAGTATCCCTGACTCACGCCTTGTGGCAACAAGCGCAGTCAGAAGTCGATCGCATCCGCAGCACCTGGGAAAAATCCCAGGAGGAATTGCGCCAAACACACGCTGCTTGGGAAGAATCCCAGCAAAAATCGCAAGAGCAAACGCAAAGCATCCAAACTGCTTGGGAGCGATCGCAGCAACAATTGCAGCTAACTCACAGCGAGTGGGAACAAGCGCAACAGCAAGTGCAAAGCATCCAAACTGCTTGGGAGCGATCGCAACAGCAAGTGCAGCTAACTCACAGCGAGTGGGAACAAGCGCAACAGCAAGTGCAAAGCATCCAAACTGCTTGGGAGCGATCGCAGCAACAAGTGCAAAGCATCCAAACTGCTTGGGAACAAACACAAGAGCAAGCACAGCTAACTCACAGCGAATGGGAGCGATCGCAGCAGCAGTTGCACCAAATCCAAAATACCTGGGAGCAGACACAGCAGCAAACCCAGCTAATTCACACCGCTTGGGAGCAAGCGCAGGAACAAGTGCAGCGCGTCCAAACTGCTTGGGAGCAAACACAAGAGCAAGCACAGCGATCGCAATCCCAACTCGTACAAATACAAACAGACTGGGATCGATCGCAATCCCAACTCGTACAAATGCAAACAGACTGGGAGCGATCGCAATCCCAACTCGT